CTCTTTGTACTGCAGCTTTCATgacatttattaatatttttaacttgTATCAGTATGTTTTACTGTtcatttaaatgcataaaaagtaaatgttaaagaccctgtttttttgttttttttaagtcaaaagATTACATCACCGATTTGATCCAAGCAAATCTAAAAGATATTTGACATTTCAACAGACAATTTCAACACTTTATAATCACCACCTGTCTGGGCTTGTAGCACTGGTGTTTCAGACAATTTCATCTGACTTGTGTCTTTAGCAAAGATGTCAATAAATAACATGTTCAGTGCTTTTACATGTGCAGAAAACTTGTTTTTAGCAAAACAGTCTAAAGCATTTAGAGTTCTGGGAAAGCTGTTTCTTGGAAGATGTCTAAACAGTTCACTGTGATAAGCGCGCCAGTCAGGAGCCTCCAATGTCTGGTGATGgggtttttcattttatccAGGATCAGGTGCAGCTCCTGGATCATGTCCTTGTAGTTGTCTCCATAACGCAGACTCCAAGAGTACAAGAAGTCATAGGCAGGCTTCCACATGGACTGTGACAGAACATCATTTCAGAgttaaaaaatcaataaaaaaaactgttgaagtGCTGTCCAGGTCTCTCTCGATAAATCAAAACATCATCAAAAGGTTAATTGATGTCAcaaattcaaaaagtaaaactcatatatGACACACAGAGATGTATATGTTGGCTATCTAGCTctgttaattattattattataacttACAGCCAAAAAACGCAAAACGTTAGttacaagaaaaacatataaatattcAGTATGAATTTTAACAACACTGAAAGATTCTAATAATATAACtaaccaaaataaaactaataaacaaaaacaaattttacattttttgaaatgtaaattataaaaactgcaatttttgaaatataatttatttacacTTAAAATGGGTAAAATTACACATAGGCATATTACAATAGGTTCAGATGGTTCAGGTTCAGATAACATTGTTACACAGCATTCTGAGGGAGATTTGCCCTGTTTAAACCTTGAACGTTTAGCTTGTGTGCTCCTGACCGTTTAAGTGAGCGTGAACACCATGGTTAGATGGAAACAGCTgcctgaggccttcagaaagatGATTGTAGCAGGTTATGAGTCCAATAAGGAACATAAAGAATGTGAAAATAGCCAACCCACTGTACAGAGCATAATCTACAGtggaggacattcaaaacaGCTGTCAGCCAGCCCAGATGCAGTCACCCAAGCAAGTTCACTCTGGATGAAAATTAGGAAATTGAGAGTCCTGGATTGGCCAAGTCAAACCCCAGAGATGTAGCAGAGTAAAATAGTTTGTTCAAGCAAAAAACCAGAAAGTAAAACAGCTGAAAGAATTCTGCATTAAGAAGTGAGGCAAAGTTGTTTAGTCGAACTTGTTCAGAGCAATGTCGGAGACTGATGGCTGTAAACGTTATTTTAGCCAAAGGGGTTACCATCAGAGAGTAAGGTGTCCTAACTTTTACCTCAGTTAGAATGTCggggttttttggtttcattAATCTAGGATCATCACTTTCTAAAttcaattactgaaataaattccaTTATTGTGTTCTAATTTATTGGGAAGCAAATTAAAGTGAGTGGATTGAGATATCTAAGAATGAGAAATGCTCATCTACATTCATTTTACTGTTAAACTTACCTGCAGATTGACTTCACCATCTTTCCCTCGATGTGGTGTTTCATAAGCAGCTATCTGAGCGCTGGTCAGTTTTCCCATCTTCTCTGCAAACTCCCGCCATCGAATCCCCAGCTCCACAGCTGTAGATAGAATGACTGTGTTCTGAATGAGCTGAGCCACAAGATTCACATTGTTCATCTTCAGCAGTCCCTTGatgatgacaaaaaacaaacttttttttttttttgacaaatgtaCAGAAAGCATGTATCAACACATAACTGTATAGTTTGATGCATTTGACTGAAAGCGCTTTTTATTCACGTACCACCATTAGTTCATGCAAGAACTTCTTCCTAGACCTCTCAGCGTGGCAGTCCTCCTTTAGATTTTCCAGAACACAAGCCACCTTTTCAGTGTCAGTTTCTGCATATCTTCGCTTAATTGTGTCCAGAAGCTGGTTTTTGTACTGTAAAGCATCTGCAAAATCTCTCCAACTTGTGATATGCTGTGTGACTAATGTCTGGATGGCAGAATACATGTACGTAAGCTTCTTGAAGGGCCGCGTCACGTTATTCAAAAGTACTGCTGTGGTGACTTGAACCGCAGTGAAGTCCATAACCTGGTCCACTGCTATGAGTTTGATGTTTCTGCAGTGGACCAAGCCAATTCTGCCTCTGAGGAATCCGATGTACCACTCTTTCACCTTCAAATTACCAACTGACCTGACAGTCTCTCTAGAAAGTAGAGCCACAGTTTCACCCTTAAGATACTCCAGGAGGTATTCTACGTGTGGCTGACGGAAAACTGACTTCAGGGCAACCCCATACCACTGCAGGTTCAGTGGCATGTCTTTGAATTTGGGTAAATCTGGATCGCCTTCCTCTGGAATAGGAAATGTTTTTGCAATTTCAATCTTCCTTTCCACATTCTTTGGTTGCCTCTTCTCTGACCTGATTGGCGGTGCAGGAGGGGAAGATACCTGAAAATCAGCTGCAGTAGAGGACAAGTTTGATTCCTTTACTTGAATGTCTAACTGAAAAGGAGTCATCTCTGCTGTTCTGGGGCAAGATATTGCCACTGGCAGATGCAAAATTGTCCTAATCTTGAGCTGACTGTGCCTCACTTGTTTCACTTTGTCCTCGTGATTGATTCCAAATTTTGAGCCCATGACATCCACCCCTACAATGAAGTCCTTCAACTCCTCTGGTTTGAAGGAGTGTTTTCCCCAAAGCTGCAGCACAAGTGGAGGCAGGATTTTGTTGCTTTTGCAGACATCCGAGAATGGAAGCTTAGGTGGAACATCTTCGTGACAGCAGACAACTATTACCACCTTGAACGACGGATGGATGAACCTTGGGCCGTAGACTGCAATGGTGATTTGCCGATCAAGGTAATCCCAAACTGATGTGGTGGTTGGCTGCAGAGCAGAGGCCTCCGCCACTGCAATCACAAAAAAATGTGTCTTCAGGTCCTGGAGTTTCATCCATATTAAGCTCTTATTAACGTCGCAgtcatttattttgaagtatGGCCCCTCTCGTTTGTTGGACACCATTCCAAACACAGAAGTCATCACCTGACTTTCAGGGTTGTCCTTTACTTCTCCTGAGAGTTTCATCTCCATGGACAAGCACTCCTTTGTGTTGATGTTAGTCAGCAGCACCTCGATAAGTGGGCTCATTGTCGTCATGTAGTTATTGTTGAGTCCAGGAGGAGGGTTCAGCATAGCTTTCAGAGTCACTTCCTGAACCTCTCCAGGGAGAACGTGTCCTTGTGGGACATGGATGGTAATTTTGGATTCAAGTAGCTGTACAGAGCCTCCACTGTGGCTGATCTTGCTAATAACTTGAAAATTGGTGGCCTGGGTCTGGGCCCACCCAGGGCTCTGGCTCATCACATTTAGGTCCAGACAGGAGCGGGTCAGTTGCCGGTGGCTCAGCCATGCCATCTTATAGGCTTCTCTGTCATTTTTCAGCCACTCAAAGTCTGGGTTTAGCACAGGTCCAGGTGGTCTGGAGTTGTTCTTATGTTTTGGCCCCTTTTTCTCTAGATCACCCAGAATGTCTGAAGCACTCCTCCATCTCCCAGACTGGTTGCTGATTTTGTGTCTGTTCCCATAAAGATTCCCGACGCTGCCTTCATCCGAAGATGTGCTGGTACCATCATCATGACCTTCATCTGAATGTGCCGTTCCTCCTTGTTGTACTTGTGACCCATTGGAAGAAGGTTTATCCGTGCTATTGTGAACAATATCATCAAGGAATGGGTTGGATCTAGATAGATTTTTCCAAAAAGGGTTTTTGACTTGAGAGGATTCAgagatttctgaatgtaaaaacTGCCAATCAGGCGTCTGCTTTCTCTCTGGTACAAAGCCACCTTTAAGACATGAGAGCTTGGTCAGGGGGTCTTTTATGATTTGCACAGTTTTGAGTATTTTTGTCTAAATGTTTACCATTCAAGTTATCACTGGATGATGTATTGTCACTCAGATCAATTAAATTGCCCTCAGATTTACTCCGCATCAGACTTCCAACACTGCGAAACGACATGTTCCTTCCAACTGCCATGTTGTCATCTGTGAAGAGGAAAACTACAATAACTTAATGTTAGTCCTTAGATGAAATTACTCTGACAAGACATACGTTTACACAAGTTTATGTCTCATATTGTCACTTTCCTTAAATAATGGCCTATGTGATTTtttgccaaaaatattttttttgtctaaatCATCTCCTAATGATGCTAGCCACCTCTTGTTAAATTGTCTAAAACCTCAGTTAAGGAGGTCACACAATTCTGTTGTATAATGGCCTATGTCAAGAGTGTGACTTACGACAGTTTTACAGGCTTTTCAAAATGGCGACCGCTTCAGGAAAAACCAAAATCTATTCCGCCACTGAAGTTATATCCATAACTCAGGGCTCATCCCCTATTGGTAAATGataatgtaaggattatgattattgattaattaatattcatcaagaattataatttaaaatcataacttgaattttttttatttcttaaccaaaaatgaTTACTTATGAAGAAATcaaagatgtcctctggtgttgtgattatgggctcaaagctctttaataattacaattagctattcatcattaataattgataaattattaaccaaaaccacaaaatgtcactgtttattcaaccgcttcaccaaaggtgggggaacttcgaccttgttttgagagataaatcactcttgcacaaaataaacacaaacgcttctcttaattatatatatgaagatttattgaagccaaataatcctgatataccattattctggtccaaaaaccttcacctaacaagcacggttctacacaaagggaataaaatgactaacaataataataaaagaaaaatatatgcgcatttagtgtctatgaagatcaaaccagtagttttatggacagaatgtgtaatttgggttaaatggaaagagaagtcctcctggtgctgatgtctcgatggcagcgatcagctgataaaatggtggggccacgcccctttagtcccaaccagctgattgccccaaatcttgaacaaagagtcataaactctgaggcaggaactcagtggaaaaactccagcaataaaactggaagaaAGAGCGGTCAGACCACGAGGTGCAGGctacagttgctttgaatggaaaacttttaaaagtccaacttctaactcctggctgatttgagatcagccggacaaaacattaaccatgcacaattcagcagcgcttgcgcagcaaatcTAAACACatctcagcataaaacacttcagtattgcatgcaacaagttaataccttagactaactactggtgatcctacatcaccttaactacgcctcatcctgcccagacctctaaatgcacctatccggtttaatataaaaagaacgaaattactttgacattgatttcttctctccaccggttgaggatggatcaggtctgaacaCGTCCGTGAtcagattaagaaaaaaaacggtGAAGAACcattgtggagcaaaagttcgcctgcgagcttttgtctctccagatatgcgcttTTGTTGcactgtcctgtgagacaggtgGGAAATGGCCACGAAAATCTCCATCTCAGCCAgtttatgctcccagtgacgtcagagctgcgacgtctgttgagctgcgcatgtcaaaatgtgcgaccaaaatggatgaccccaacattAAAGATTACCACAATATAGGGAAGGCATTAAATATTGCATAtatatttagcattttaattCTGTCTTTCAGTCAGCATTTATGTTTACAAAGTAGCTACATTCATGAAGCTAGCATTTACCAAAGAGTGGAAGAGCTCCAGAACCTGTGGCtgtaacaatgtttttttgtcaacgtttttttgtcaactcttttctttctttttaaagattacttcattgactgttttcttttaattttccacaTTATATGATGTAATTGAAATGGTGtgcggtggcacagttggtagaactgttgccttgcagcaagaaggtcctgggttcgactcccggccgtggctctttctgcttggagtttgcatgttctccctgtgcatgcatgggttctctggtttcctccctcagtccaaagacatgcctgttagattaattggtcactctaaactgccattaggtgtgaatgagtgtgtgcatggttgtttgtgtgtcgccctgtgatggactggcaacctgtccagggtgtaccccacctcctgcccatagactgctggagataggcaccagcttcccaacaacccactatggaggaagcggtatagaagatgaatttGTGTTTCCTGAAAAAATGACCTAGGCCATTATTTTAGGAAGGTGACGACATGTGGAAACACaacgttttattaaaaaaaacatgtaacagAGACTTTAGGCCCAAAAACATCTTTCTGACAGATTTTCAGTAGATGATATCTTGATTTATCTGTTTTGGCAACAAGTTCCAATCCTTCATGATTTGTCACAGTTAACTATagaaaatgatgattttatttattcaagggAAAAAAAGCGATCCAAATCAAACTagcaatatgtaaaaatataattgcCATCTAAAACCAATAATTGCGCTGGCAATAACTGTGACCGAGGCTTCATAATTTCTATAGATGAATTTGTTTCAATTCTGccctaaaatgtttaatttcttgGCTAAGTAGGCGTTGCTGCTGTGCCTTTGATAATTATTCTGCTGCCAAACACTcccttttaacattttctacAAGAGAGCAGAATTAAGGCAAGTCTTCCGtgtcctgaagaagcaaagcagacTAGCCCAATCCCAGCACCATGTTTGTATGTTATTTTCCTGATACGTTGTGTTGGAACTTTAAACAGGAATGGTATGATGGAAAATGTTTCCAGCATACCTTGATACTGGAACAAATTGATTTGTAATTCAATAATAGATGCTTCATTTCACAAAATGGGCAAATTAAACTAAAGATTGTTTTCCCACCCCTCCTTGAAATGCCactttaacgtggtggaggggtttgagtgctcgaatgatcctagaggctatgttgtctggggcttaaatgcccctggtagggtttcccatggcaaacaggctctaggtgacgggtcagacaaagagcggttcaagaacacctcatgacgactacaaaatcgaggcacgtgacgtcgcccggtacggcggagccggggtcccaccctggagccaggactggggtcgggactcgttggagagcgcctggtggctgggttgctcctcgcgggacccggcggGGCCAAGcacgaacgagagacgcgagaccatacCCCAGTAGGCCcaacacctgcagggggaaccgtgagggaccggtgcaaagaggattgggcggcggacgaaggtggagacctcggcggcccgatccccggatgcttaggctggctctagggacgtggaatgtcacctcgctgggggggaaggagcctgagctggtgcggaaggtcgagagatatcgattagaaatagtcgggctcgcctccacgcacagcgtgggctctggaacccatctcctcgagaggggctggactctcttctattctggagtggcccacggggagaggcggtgggctggggtgggtttgcttgtcaccccaccagctcagccgtctcgtgttggggtttaccccagtggatgagagggtagcatccctgtgccttcgggttggggagaggtcaatgatcgactttgttgtcgtatcatcagaccttcggcttcatgttttggacactcgggtgaagagaggggctgagctgtccactgatcaccacctggtggtgagttggatccgctgggggaggagaaaaccggacagacttggcaggcccaagagcatagtgagggtctgctgggaacgtctggcggaccccttggccagggatgtattcaactcacctccgggagagctttgaccatatgtcgagggatgttggagacatagagtccaagtggaccatattctccgcatctattgtcgatgctgctgcccgtagctgcagccgtaaggtctgcggtgcctgttgcggcggcaatccccgaacccggtgatggacaccggcagtaagggacgctgtctagctgaagaaggagtcctatcggctgtggttggcttgtgggactcctgaggtggctgacgggtaccgtgaggccaagcgtgctgcagcccaggctgtggcagaggcaaaaactcgggcctgggaggagtttggtgaggccatggagaaggactaccggttggcctcgaagcgattctggcaaaccgtccggcgcctcaggagggggaagcagtggttcgccaacactgtttacagtgggggtggggagctgctgacctcgactggggacattatcggccggtggaaggagtacttcgaggatctcctcaatcctgccatcacgcgttccctggtggaaacagaggctggggactcggggttggactctttcatcactcaggctgaagtcaccggggtggttaaaaagctccgggcttcgggggtggatgagatccgccctgagtacctcaagtctttggatgttgtggggctgtcatggttgacacaactcttcaacattgcgtggcagacggggacagtgcctttggattggcagactggggtggtggtccccttacataagaagggtgaccggagggtgtgttccaactacagggggatcacactcctcagcctccgtggtaaggcctacgccagggtattggagaggagagtttggccgatagtcgaaccccggcttcaggaggagcagtgtggtttttgtcccggccgtggaacactggaccagctctataccctctacagggtactcgagggttcatgggaatttgcccaaccggtccacatgtgttttgtggacctggagaaagcattcgactgtgtccctcgtgatgccctgtggggggtgctccaggagtatggaatcgggggccctttactaggagCCATctgatctctgtacaagtggagcaggagtttggttcgcattgccggcactaagttggacctgttcccggtacatgttggactccggcagggctgccctttgtcaccggtcctgttcataacttttatggacaggatttctagacgcagccaagggccggagggggtctggtttggggaccagaggatttcgtctcttctttttgcagatgacgtggtccttcTGGCCCCCTGTAgctaagacctacagcatgcactagggcggtttgcagccaagtgtgaagcggctgggatgaagatcagctcctccaagtccgaggccatggttctcgactggaaaagggtggcttgtcctcttcaggttggaggggagttcctgcctcaagtggaggagtttaagtatctcggggtcttgttcacaagtgagggaagaatggagcgggagatcgacagacggattggtgcggctgccacagtaatgggggcgctgtgctggtccgttgtggtgaagagagagctgagccgaaaagcgaagctctcgatttaccggttggtctatgttcctaccctcacctatctccacatcgagaggagccagttgaggtggctcgggcatctataccggatgcctcctggacgccttcctcgggaggtgttccaggcacgtcccactgggaggaggcccaggggacggcccgggacacgctggagggactatgtctctcggctggcctgggaacgccttgggctccccctggaggagctggaggacgtctgggcgtctctgctgagtctgctgcccccgcgacccggtcccggaaaagcggaagacgacgagtacaagtacgagtacgagtacgagtacattcaCACACGAGTACATCCCCTCCTCCGaggggagctggaggaggtgtctggggagagggatgtctgggcgtctctgctgagtctgctgcccccgcgacccggtcccggataaagtggaagacgacgagtacgagtattgtTTTCccacatttcttttaatatttcttcaagCTTTCAACAGGTCTTTCAAAACTTTTCTTAGCTTCTTTTTTGGCTGCTTTTAATGGATGTTCAGTCCAGCTTTATCAGAAGAAAAATGCACTGTGTTTGTTAAGACACTAAAATCTGATGTATAATTCATCAATTTATTAAAAAGGCTCCTACACTGAAGGATGAATTCATAACAGACAACTTAGCAGAGAAACATTTTGAAGTCTTAAGGTACTCTCTTACCAGCTAGTTGTCATAAAGACAcaatttgttcaaattttttgttGGATCCAAACAAAACAGTTTGACAGATCTGAAAGAAATGTATCCAAAACAGGGTGATTCCTTAAGAGCTATTATCAAAAAACTTTGCATACAGTGGATGATCAACCAAAGGATGATACATCCCTCAGGTCATGTAATAGACTTTTGCTGAATTAAACACAGGACATTTAGATAGGGATCATCTGCTAGGTTTTTTCAGCCTATTACCTCGTTCTCTGTCCCTCTTGTCCACTCTCTTAACTCTTAAGCACACAGTTCAAAATCTGCCGTTAAGAACTCAACCGAGAATGATTGAAAAAGCTGCCAAagtcaaagaaaaatatttgaaaaatttaagaaattttgtaaaaaaaacttttaatcaaGGATATTTTAGAAGATTAAAGCAAGTCTGgtagttttaaagaaaaatatgaagaTATAAGCGGTGgactaaaacttttgcacagtacagTTATGTAGGTATTTCATCTCTCATACATTCATCACACATTTTAATTCTTGTCTGACCAGTTTTCTTGTTTGAAGTGAtggcaaaaatattttcaaaataatcttGAGTTGCAAAATCTTTTGATTCTAGTattataataatgataataacaataataatacataGAAAATATGTAAGTTCTTTAGTTGATACGTCATTTGAGTAGTTAAAGGGTTTTATTTGAGCTTACTCACCAGCTATTGGCATGTCtatttggttttaaaatgttgtgaCAGATGACGGTGAGTATTTGCTTTCCAACTAAAATAAAGTTGCTCAAGTCTCAGACAC
This genomic stretch from Girardinichthys multiradiatus isolate DD_20200921_A chromosome 3, DD_fGirMul_XY1, whole genome shotgun sequence harbors:
- the macc1 gene encoding metastasis-associated in colon cancer protein 1 isoform X2, whose amino-acid sequence is MAVGRNMSFRSVGSLMRSKSEGNLIDLSDNTSSSDNLNGGFVPERKQTPDWQFLHSEISESSQVKNPFWKNLSRSNPFLDDIVHNSTDKPSSNGSQVQQGGTAHSDEGHDDGTSTSSDEGSVGNLYGNRHKISNQSGRWRSASDILGDLEKKGPKHKNNSRPPGPVLNPDFEWLKNDREAYKMAWLSHRQLTRSCLDLNVMSQSPGWAQTQATNFQVISKISHSGGSVQLLESKITIHVPQGHVLPGEVQEVTLKAMLNPPPGLNNNYMTTMSPLIEVLLTNINTKECLSMEMKLSGEVKDNPESQVMTSVFGMVSNKREGPYFKINDCDVNKSLIWMKLQDLKTHFFVIAVAEASALQPTTTSVWDYLDRQITIAVYGPRFIHPSFKVVIVVCCHEDVPPKLPFSDVCKSNKILPPLVLQLWGKHSFKPEELKDFIVGVDVMGSKFGINHEDKVKQVRHSQLKIRTILHLPVAISCPRTAEMTPFQLDIQVKESNLSSTAADFQVSSPPAPPIRSEKRQPKNVERKIEIAKTFPIPEEGDPDLPKFKDMPLNLQWYGVALKSVFRQPHVEYLLEYLKGETVALLSRETVRSVGNLKVKEWYIGFLRGRIGLVHCRNIKLIAVDQVMDFTAVQVTTAVLLNNVTRPFKKLTYMYSAIQTLVTQHITSWRDFADALQYKNQLLDTIKRRYAETDTEKVACVLENLKEDCHAERSRKKFLHELMVGLLKMNNVNLVAQLIQNTVILSTAVELGIRWREFAEKMGKLTSAQIAAYETPHRGKDGEVNLQSMWKPAYDFLYSWSLRYGDNYKDMIQELHLILDKMKNPITRHWRLLTGALITVNCLDIFQETAFPEL
- the macc1 gene encoding metastasis-associated in colon cancer protein 1 isoform X1, encoding MPIADDNMAVGRNMSFRSVGSLMRSKSEGNLIDLSDNTSSSDNLNGGFVPERKQTPDWQFLHSEISESSQVKNPFWKNLSRSNPFLDDIVHNSTDKPSSNGSQVQQGGTAHSDEGHDDGTSTSSDEGSVGNLYGNRHKISNQSGRWRSASDILGDLEKKGPKHKNNSRPPGPVLNPDFEWLKNDREAYKMAWLSHRQLTRSCLDLNVMSQSPGWAQTQATNFQVISKISHSGGSVQLLESKITIHVPQGHVLPGEVQEVTLKAMLNPPPGLNNNYMTTMSPLIEVLLTNINTKECLSMEMKLSGEVKDNPESQVMTSVFGMVSNKREGPYFKINDCDVNKSLIWMKLQDLKTHFFVIAVAEASALQPTTTSVWDYLDRQITIAVYGPRFIHPSFKVVIVVCCHEDVPPKLPFSDVCKSNKILPPLVLQLWGKHSFKPEELKDFIVGVDVMGSKFGINHEDKVKQVRHSQLKIRTILHLPVAISCPRTAEMTPFQLDIQVKESNLSSTAADFQVSSPPAPPIRSEKRQPKNVERKIEIAKTFPIPEEGDPDLPKFKDMPLNLQWYGVALKSVFRQPHVEYLLEYLKGETVALLSRETVRSVGNLKVKEWYIGFLRGRIGLVHCRNIKLIAVDQVMDFTAVQVTTAVLLNNVTRPFKKLTYMYSAIQTLVTQHITSWRDFADALQYKNQLLDTIKRRYAETDTEKVACVLENLKEDCHAERSRKKFLHELMVGLLKMNNVNLVAQLIQNTVILSTAVELGIRWREFAEKMGKLTSAQIAAYETPHRGKDGEVNLQSMWKPAYDFLYSWSLRYGDNYKDMIQELHLILDKMKNPITRHWRLLTGALITVNCLDIFQETAFPEL